In Segnochrobactrum spirostomi, the DNA window GTGACGGATGCGCCGGTGGAGACGACGGCGGCCTCGCCGTTCACCGTCACGACCGCCATGGGCAATCAAGGCCAACTGGGCATGGCTGGTGTCATCTCCGGTCCCGGCAATGTCGAGGTGACCTCCGGCGCTCAGCTCAAACTCAGCGCCGACAACACCTATACCGGTGAGACGATCATCGACCCGAACGGCTGGCTCGCCCTCGTCGGGCCTGGCACCATCTCCCAGTCCTCGGCCATCGTGAACAACGGCGTCTTCGACATCTCCGGTGTCGGTTACGTTCCGGGCTACAGCGACACCACCACAGAGACCGCGATCACCTCGCTCTCCGGCGGCGGTCTCGTCTCCCTCGGCAGCCGCACCCTGGTGCTCACCAACGCCTCCGGAACCTTCTCCGGCACCATCGCCGACGGCGGCTATGACGGCGGCACCGGCGGCGCCCTCGTCATCGCCGGCGGAACCGAGATCCTCTCCGGCGCCAACACCTATACCGGCGGCACCGCCATCGCTCAGGGCGCCGCCCTCGTCGTCGCGGGATCGATTCAGGGCACCGTCCTCAATGCCGGCTGGCTCGTCGACAACGGCTCCATCGGCGGAACCGTCATCACCTCCGGCCTCGTGTCCGGTAACGGCTTCATCGGCGGCAACCTTATCGCCGCCAGCGGCGGCATAATCTCCCCCGGCAATTCAGTCGGAACCCTCAACGTCGCCGGCGCCGTCGCCTTCGGCCAGGGCTCCGCCTATGGCGCCCAGCTCGGCCCCAACGGAACCGCCGACCTCATCAATGCCGGCGGACCCATCACCATCCAGAACGGCGCGACCCTTCTCCTCGAGGCCGCCAACGGCACCGCCGTCGGCATCAACACCTTGACCATCCTCAAGGCCGCCGGCGGCGTGAACGGCCGGTTCACCACCGTCAACGACGACTTCGCCACCCAATATCCGTTTCTCGATTTCGCCGTCGCCTATCAGCCGAACGGCCTCCTTGTGCAGAGCTCCCGCAACGGCGTGCCCTTCACCTCGGCCGCCCAAAACCCCAACCAGGCCGCTGTCGCCGCCGCCCTCGACACGGTGCCCCTCGGCACGCCGTTCATGAATGCCGTCGTCTCGCTCAGCGATGCGACGGCGCCGGCCGCGTTCAACGATCTCTCCGGCGGGATCTATCCCTCCATCGACACCGTGTTCCAGGCCCAGTCGGTCTATCTGCGCGATGCCGTGACGGGGCGCCTCCGGCAGGCCTTCGCCGGTCTCGCCGCGCCGGCCACCGGACCCCAGACTGCGGCCCTCATGCCCGGCCTTCTTCCCACCGTCTGGACCCAGGCCTACGGCAGTTGGGGCGACGGCGAGGGCAGCAACGGCGTCGCCGACGTCTCCCGCTCGATGGGCGGCTTCGTCACCGGCCTCGACAACCCGATCGGCGACAATGCCCGCATCGGCGTCGCCGCCGGCTATTCCCAGTCCCAGTTCGAGTCCAATAGCCTCTCGTCCTCCGGCCAGAGCGACAACTACGATCTCGCCGTCTATGGCGGCGCCACGTTCGGGGCGCTCGGTCTGCGCGTCGGCACCAGCTATACGTGGCATGATCTCTCGGTGAACCGGTCGATCTCGGTCATGGGCTTCACGAATGCCCTGTCGTCGTCCTACGACGCCGGCACGACGCAGGTGTTCGCCGAGGCCGGTTACGGGATTTCGACGCCCTATGCCGATCTCGAGCCGTTCGCCGGCATCGCCTATGTCAGCCTCCACACCGACGCGATGAGCGAGACCGGCGGGGCGGCGGGGCTCCAGAGCGGGTCGTCGACCCAGGACAACACGTTCACGACCCTCGGCCTGCGCGCCGCCAAGGGCTTCGCCGTCAACGGCGGCACTCTCACGGCGTCCGCCAGCCTCGGCTGGCAATATGCCTTCGGCGACACGACGCCAGTCTCGACCTTGTCGTTCGAGGCAGGTGGCTCGGCGTTCCAGGAGACCGGCATCCCGATCGCGCGCAACACGGCCTTGGTCGGCGTCGGCTTCGACTTCACGGCGACGCCGAACGTCACCGTCGGCCTGCATTATGCCGGCCAGCTCGCCGGCTCGTCCCAGGACAACGCCATCGACGGGCGCGTGTCGATCAAGTTCTGACCAAACGAAACGCGTATCGCGCCGATTGGCAAAGGCCGCGCGCCGCTGTCATAGTATGCTCCGGATCGGTCCGGGCGTCATGGCGGCGGCGCGTTGGCACGGTCCGTGCTTTAGCCGGGGCACAAGAACACCGCGGATCTTCGAGCCTGTCATGGCCCGCAGCCGACGGTGGCCCCGAGGGGAACACGGCCGTTCGGCCGGCATGCGCTTTGACGGCGCGGTGCCGGCTCGCGGGCAGCGACGCGCGAGCGCGACGCCCGACGCGGCTTGACGTCTGAGAGGACGGACATGCAGGTCGCCTACACGACGCGCGAGCTTCCTCCACACGGCCGCCGCCATTATTGGCAGGACGTCGTGTCTCGAACCTATTTCCCGCTCGAGATCAAGTTCGCCGGTGGCGTCGATTTCGCGGGCAGCCTCGATGCCTGGACGCTCGGCGCGGTTTCGGTCTCGCGCAACATCTCGGACGGGCTGCTCTATCGCCGGGGCGAGCACCACCTGCGCAACGAACAGGAGGAATGCTATCTCGTCACCGTCCCGGAGCAGACCGAGATCCGGTTCGAACAGGACGGCCGCGACGTGCTGTGCCGGCCGGGCGCCTTCCTCATCGAGCGCAGCCACCTGCCTTACGAATTCAGCCACCGCGATCCGGCCGCCCTCTGGGTGATGAAGATCCCGAGTTCCGTGCTGCGGGCGCACGTGTCCCGGCCGGAGCGCCTCGCGACGCTCCAATTCGATGCCTCCCGCTCGATCGGCGCCGTGTTTACCGAGATGGTGCGGCTGACCCACGCCCGGATCGGGGAGATGGACGAGGCGGCGCGCGCCCTCGTGGGACGCCAGCTCGTGGATCTGCTCGCAATGGCGATCGAATCCGACGACCGGGTGCTCGCGGGGAACTCCTCCTCGATGCGGGACGCGCACCTGCACCGCTGCGAGCACTTCATCCGCCGCCGTCTGGCCGACGCCCGCCTGACCCCACAGACCGTCGCCGACGGATGCGGCATCTCGCTCCGCTATCTGCACCAGATCTTCGAGGCCGCCGGGATCACGGTCGGGGCCTATATCCGCAATCAGCGCCTCTTGATGTGCGACGCCATGCTGCGCGATCCGGCCTGCCGCTCGAGCATCGCCGAGATCGCCTATCGCTGGGGCTTCGGCGATCAGGCGCAGTTCAGCCGGTCCTACCGGCGCCAGTTCGGCTGCACGCCGAGCGAAG includes these proteins:
- a CDS encoding autotransporter outer membrane beta-barrel domain-containing protein; protein product: MELTAVDKPTEIIGIGFFEHSSVLYDLEKRATGITSFFVTDAPVETTAASPFTVTTAMGNQGQLGMAGVISGPGNVEVTSGAQLKLSADNTYTGETIIDPNGWLALVGPGTISQSSAIVNNGVFDISGVGYVPGYSDTTTETAITSLSGGGLVSLGSRTLVLTNASGTFSGTIADGGYDGGTGGALVIAGGTEILSGANTYTGGTAIAQGAALVVAGSIQGTVLNAGWLVDNGSIGGTVITSGLVSGNGFIGGNLIAASGGIISPGNSVGTLNVAGAVAFGQGSAYGAQLGPNGTADLINAGGPITIQNGATLLLEAANGTAVGINTLTILKAAGGVNGRFTTVNDDFATQYPFLDFAVAYQPNGLLVQSSRNGVPFTSAAQNPNQAAVAAALDTVPLGTPFMNAVVSLSDATAPAAFNDLSGGIYPSIDTVFQAQSVYLRDAVTGRLRQAFAGLAAPATGPQTAALMPGLLPTVWTQAYGSWGDGEGSNGVADVSRSMGGFVTGLDNPIGDNARIGVAAGYSQSQFESNSLSSSGQSDNYDLAVYGGATFGALGLRVGTSYTWHDLSVNRSISVMGFTNALSSSYDAGTTQVFAEAGYGISTPYADLEPFAGIAYVSLHTDAMSETGGAAGLQSGSSTQDNTFTTLGLRAAKGFAVNGGTLTASASLGWQYAFGDTTPVSTLSFEAGGSAFQETGIPIARNTALVGVGFDFTATPNVTVGLHYAGQLAGSSQDNAIDGRVSIKF
- a CDS encoding AraC-like ligand-binding domain-containing protein translates to MQVAYTTRELPPHGRRHYWQDVVSRTYFPLEIKFAGGVDFAGSLDAWTLGAVSVSRNISDGLLYRRGEHHLRNEQEECYLVTVPEQTEIRFEQDGRDVLCRPGAFLIERSHLPYEFSHRDPAALWVMKIPSSVLRAHVSRPERLATLQFDASRSIGAVFTEMVRLTHARIGEMDEAARALVGRQLVDLLAMAIESDDRVLAGNSSSMRDAHLHRCEHFIRRRLADARLTPQTVADGCGISLRYLHQIFEAAGITVGAYIRNQRLLMCDAMLRDPACRSSIAEIAYRWGFGDQAQFSRSYRRQFGCTPSEARAAARPSA